In the genome of Mucisphaera calidilacus, one region contains:
- a CDS encoding GH1 family beta-glucosidase → MSFRDDFHWGAATASYQIEGAWDAEGKGPNVWDRMCRWPGKVHDGHTGDVACDHVNRYREDVELMRQIGINSYRFSVSWSRVLPEGTGKVNEAGLAFYDRLIDALLEANVQPWLTLFHWDYPLALYNRGGWLNRESPDWFEAYTRLLVDRFSDRVTNWMTLNEPQCFIGMGHYTGQHAPGCKLPWSDVLLAAHHALMAHGRAVSTIREHARNTPTIGWAPVGVVRYPHNNDRQYIDHARSLMFDITEKTHWSNTWYSDPVILGHYPEDGLRLFAEDVPNFDPADLKVINQPLDFYGANIYTGAPANGTPEIDLHYKRPAGSPHTLIGWPLEPDCLYWGPYFLQERYKLPIVITENGMSGHDWVASDGRVYDYHRIDLASRYLTRLRDAASDGVDIRGYFHWSLMDNFEWAEGYSQRFGMIHVDYQTLKRTPKLSAHWYGRVIESNGNELGVDRLEEQLCDA, encoded by the coding sequence ATGAGTTTTCGCGACGATTTTCACTGGGGTGCCGCCACAGCCTCTTATCAGATCGAGGGCGCGTGGGACGCCGAGGGCAAGGGCCCGAACGTGTGGGACCGCATGTGTCGCTGGCCCGGCAAAGTCCACGACGGACACACCGGCGACGTCGCCTGCGATCACGTGAATCGCTATCGCGAGGACGTCGAACTCATGCGCCAGATCGGGATCAACAGCTACCGATTCTCGGTCTCCTGGTCACGCGTACTCCCCGAGGGCACCGGCAAGGTCAATGAGGCCGGCCTGGCCTTCTACGACAGGCTGATCGACGCCCTGCTCGAAGCGAACGTTCAGCCCTGGTTGACCCTCTTTCACTGGGATTACCCCCTCGCGCTCTACAACCGAGGCGGCTGGCTCAACCGCGAGTCACCCGACTGGTTCGAGGCCTACACACGCCTGCTCGTCGACCGCTTCTCGGACCGTGTCACCAACTGGATGACCCTGAACGAACCCCAGTGCTTCATCGGCATGGGGCACTACACCGGGCAGCACGCCCCCGGCTGCAAGCTCCCCTGGTCCGATGTCCTGCTGGCCGCCCACCACGCGCTCATGGCCCACGGACGCGCCGTATCCACCATCCGCGAACACGCGCGCAACACCCCCACGATCGGCTGGGCACCGGTGGGTGTCGTGCGCTACCCGCACAACAACGACCGCCAGTACATCGACCACGCTCGAAGCCTCATGTTCGACATCACCGAGAAGACACACTGGAGCAACACCTGGTACTCCGACCCCGTGATCCTCGGCCACTACCCCGAGGACGGCCTGCGTCTCTTCGCCGAGGATGTGCCGAACTTCGATCCCGCCGACCTCAAGGTCATCAACCAGCCCCTGGATTTCTACGGAGCGAACATCTACACCGGAGCGCCCGCCAACGGCACACCCGAGATCGATCTCCACTACAAGCGTCCCGCAGGTTCCCCCCACACCCTCATCGGCTGGCCGCTCGAGCCCGACTGCCTCTACTGGGGGCCCTATTTCCTCCAGGAACGGTACAAGCTGCCCATCGTCATCACCGAGAACGGCATGTCCGGCCACGACTGGGTCGCCTCCGATGGCAGAGTCTACGACTACCACCGGATCGACCTCGCCTCACGCTACCTGACACGCCTCCGCGACGCCGCCAGCGATGGCGTCGACATCCGCGGCTACTTCCACTGGTCGCTGATGGACAACTTCGAGTGGGCAGAAGGTTACTCCCAGCGATTCGGGATGATCCACGTCGACTACCAGACGCTGAAACGCACGCCCAAACTCTCCGCGCACTGGTACGGCAGAGTGATCGAGAGCAACGGCAACGAGCTGGGTGTGGATCGCCTGGAGGAACAGCTCTGTGACGCCTGA
- a CDS encoding type II secretion system protein: MRRHNAFTLIELLVVISIIALLIGILLPALGAARATAVNMRCSSNFRQMGIGNITYAHDHKDLMAWTYEQAWDVDGVGAGLAEFWQENLAPYIPVLDNEGTLENRQSWRSNPDNMFNCPASDFVEDDKFTSAPNSFMQGDLATYPNSSPKWAYSIDAPNNASGTIMAGETNGDVVSEQYSSVRVGDANYMASVDGYLGWPQGGYTTAPFNQPWITLPGFRHGGDRALPDEAVNRDFDFYNKGATANMVFMDGHVSGMSAEQLIDNNGRGLDDKGSPWRWWEN; this comes from the coding sequence ATGCGACGCCACAACGCCTTCACTCTGATCGAGCTCCTCGTCGTCATCTCCATCATCGCGTTGCTCATCGGCATCCTGCTCCCCGCACTCGGCGCCGCCCGGGCCACCGCGGTCAACATGCGCTGCTCCTCAAACTTCCGCCAGATGGGCATCGGAAACATCACCTACGCCCACGATCACAAGGACCTGATGGCCTGGACCTACGAGCAGGCATGGGACGTGGACGGCGTCGGCGCTGGACTCGCCGAGTTCTGGCAGGAGAACCTCGCACCCTACATCCCCGTCCTCGACAATGAGGGCACTCTGGAGAATCGCCAATCCTGGCGGTCCAACCCCGACAACATGTTCAACTGCCCCGCCTCCGATTTCGTCGAGGATGACAAGTTCACCTCCGCGCCCAACAGCTTCATGCAGGGCGATCTCGCCACCTATCCCAACTCGAGTCCCAAGTGGGCCTACAGCATCGACGCACCCAACAACGCCTCCGGAACCATCATGGCCGGCGAGACCAACGGCGATGTCGTCTCCGAGCAGTACAGCAGCGTCCGAGTCGGCGACGCCAACTACATGGCCTCCGTCGACGGCTATCTCGGCTGGCCGCAGGGGGGCTACACCACAGCACCCTTCAATCAGCCATGGATCACACTCCCCGGCTTTCGACACGGCGGGGACAGAGCCCTGCCCGATGAAGCCGTCAACCGAGATTTCGACTTCTACAACAAGGGCGCTACCGCCAACATGGTCTTCATGGACGGCCACGTCTCCGGTATGAGCGCGGAGCAACTCATCGACAACAACGGCAGAGGCCTCGACGACAAGGGCTCGCCATGGCGCTGGTGGGAAAACTGA
- the araD gene encoding L-ribulose-5-phosphate 4-epimerase AraD: MLDDLKQAVCHANRRLVAEGLVTLTWGNVSGISEDRRHMVIKPSGVPYEQLTPDQMVVTNLQGDVLESGLRPSSDTPTHLELYRRFEGIGGIVHTHSRFATVYAQARRPIPCTGTTHADHFDGPIPVTRPLTQDQVANDYEHETGRAIVECLSQQANDPLRLPAVLVAGHAPFTWGTTPAKALDNAVALEAVAEMALHLQRLTGDPIELEPYVLAKHQARKHGPDAYYGQPT, from the coding sequence ATGCTCGATGACCTCAAGCAGGCTGTCTGTCACGCCAACCGTCGACTCGTCGCCGAGGGCCTGGTCACCCTGACCTGGGGCAACGTCAGCGGCATCAGCGAAGATCGCCGCCACATGGTCATCAAGCCAAGCGGCGTCCCCTACGAGCAACTCACGCCCGACCAGATGGTGGTTACCAATCTGCAAGGCGACGTTCTCGAATCCGGCCTGCGGCCCTCATCCGACACCCCCACTCACCTCGAACTCTACCGACGCTTCGAGGGCATCGGGGGGATCGTCCACACGCACAGCCGCTTCGCCACCGTGTACGCCCAGGCACGCAGACCGATCCCCTGCACGGGCACGACGCACGCCGACCATTTCGACGGCCCGATTCCGGTGACACGCCCGCTGACACAGGATCAGGTCGCCAACGACTACGAGCACGAGACCGGCCGGGCAATCGTCGAATGCCTCTCACAGCAAGCGAACGATCCCCTGCGCCTGCCCGCCGTACTGGTCGCGGGCCACGCGCCCTTCACCTGGGGAACAACGCCCGCGAAGGCGCTGGACAACGCCGTCGCACTCGAAGCCGTGGCGGAGATGGCCCTGCACCTGCAACGCCTCACCGGGGATCCGATCGAACTGGAACCCTACGTTCTGGCCAAACACCAGGCCCGCAAGCACGGGCCCGATGCCTACTACGGCCAACCCACCTAG